One window from the genome of Trabulsiella odontotermitis encodes:
- the leuC gene encoding 3-isopropylmalate dehydratase large subunit codes for MAKTLYEKVFDAHVVYEATNETPLLYIDRHLVHEVTSPQAFDGLRAHNRPVRQPAKTFATMDHNVSTQTKDINASGEMARIQMQELIKNCNEFGVELYDLNHPYQGIVHVMGPEQGITLPGMTIVCGDSHTATHGAFGALAFGIGTSEVEHVLATQTLKQGRAKTMKIEVKGKAAPGITAKDIVLAIIGKTGSAGGTGHVVEFCGEAIRALSMEGRMTLCNMAIEMGAKAGLVAPDETTFNYVKGRLHAPKGKDFDDAVAYWKTLKTDDNAQFDTVVTLQAEEIAPQVTWGTNPGQVISVTDAVPDPASFADPVERASAEKALAYMGLKPGIPLTEVAIDKVFIGSCTNSRIEDLRAAAEVAKGRKVAPGVQALVVPGSGPVKAQAEAEGLDKIFIEAGFEWRLPGCSMCLAMNNDRLNPGERCASTSNRNFEGRQGRGGRTHLVSPAMAAAAAVSGHFADIRSIK; via the coding sequence ATGGCGAAAACGTTATACGAAAAAGTGTTTGATGCTCACGTGGTTTATGAAGCGACAAACGAGACCCCGTTACTGTACATTGACCGTCATCTGGTGCATGAAGTGACCTCACCACAGGCGTTTGATGGTCTGCGTGCGCATAACCGTCCTGTGCGTCAACCGGCAAAAACCTTTGCGACGATGGATCATAACGTCTCCACACAAACCAAAGATATCAATGCTTCCGGCGAAATGGCTCGCATTCAGATGCAGGAACTGATTAAAAACTGCAATGAATTTGGCGTTGAACTGTATGACCTGAATCACCCGTATCAGGGGATTGTCCACGTGATGGGGCCGGAACAGGGTATTACGCTGCCGGGCATGACCATCGTCTGCGGCGACTCCCACACTGCCACGCACGGGGCATTTGGCGCGCTGGCATTCGGGATCGGCACGTCCGAAGTTGAACACGTGCTGGCGACGCAAACCCTGAAACAGGGCCGCGCGAAAACCATGAAGATCGAAGTGAAAGGCAAAGCCGCCCCGGGGATCACCGCCAAAGATATCGTGCTGGCGATCATCGGCAAAACCGGCAGTGCGGGCGGTACCGGTCACGTGGTGGAATTCTGCGGCGAGGCAATTCGCGCACTGAGCATGGAAGGTCGCATGACCCTGTGCAATATGGCTATCGAAATGGGTGCTAAAGCAGGCCTGGTCGCGCCTGATGAAACCACCTTCAATTATGTGAAGGGCCGCCTGCACGCGCCAAAAGGTAAGGATTTTGACGACGCCGTGGCCTACTGGAAGACGCTGAAAACTGACGATAACGCCCAATTTGATACTGTCGTGACGTTACAGGCGGAAGAGATTGCGCCGCAGGTGACCTGGGGTACCAACCCAGGCCAGGTGATTTCCGTCACCGACGCCGTTCCTGATCCGGCCTCTTTTGCCGATCCGGTTGAACGTGCATCAGCCGAAAAAGCGCTGGCTTATATGGGCCTCAAACCTGGCATTCCGCTGACGGAAGTGGCGATCGACAAGGTCTTTATCGGCTCTTGCACCAACTCGCGCATTGAAGATTTGCGCGCTGCCGCGGAAGTCGCCAAAGGGCGGAAAGTGGCGCCGGGCGTGCAGGCGCTGGTAGTCCCGGGGTCTGGTCCGGTTAAAGCCCAGGCGGAAGCGGAAGGGCTGGATAAGATTTTCATCGAAGCCGGTTTCGAATGGCGTTTGCCGGGCTGCTCAATGTGCCTGGCGATGAACAATGATCGTCTGAACCCGGGCGAGCGCTGTGCCTCCACCAGCAACCGTAACTTTGAAGGTCGCCAGGGCCGCGGTGGTCGCACCCATCTGGTGAGCCCGGCAATGGCGGCAGCCGCTGCTGTCTCCGGCCATTTCGCCGACATTCGCAGCATCAAATAA
- the leuD gene encoding 3-isopropylmalate dehydratase small subunit has protein sequence MAEKFTQHTGLVVPLDAANVDTDAIIPKQFLQKVTRTGFGAHLFNDWRFLDDKGQQPNPEFVLNFPQYKGASILLARENFGCGSSREHAPWALTDYGFKVVIAPSFADIFYGNSFNNQLLPVTLSDAQVDELFALVQANPGITFEVDLEAQVVKAGDKSYSFKIDDFRRHCMLNGLDSIGLTLQHEDAIAAYEHKQPAFMG, from the coding sequence ATGGCAGAGAAATTTACCCAACACACGGGCCTGGTGGTTCCTTTAGATGCCGCCAATGTCGATACCGACGCGATCATTCCTAAGCAATTTTTGCAGAAGGTCACACGCACCGGCTTTGGCGCTCATCTGTTCAACGACTGGCGTTTTCTGGACGATAAAGGTCAACAGCCGAATCCTGAATTCGTACTCAATTTCCCGCAATACAAAGGCGCGTCCATTTTGCTGGCGCGGGAAAATTTCGGCTGCGGTTCGTCACGCGAGCATGCGCCGTGGGCGTTAACCGATTACGGTTTTAAAGTGGTCATCGCCCCAAGCTTCGCGGATATTTTCTATGGCAACAGCTTTAACAACCAGTTGCTGCCAGTCACGCTGAGCGATGCACAGGTCGATGAGCTGTTTGCACTGGTACAGGCGAATCCGGGCATTACGTTTGAAGTGGATCTGGAAGCACAGGTCGTCAAAGCGGGCGATAAGTCCTACAGCTTTAAGATTGACGATTTTCGCCGCCACTGCATGCTGAATGGCCTCGACAGCATTGGCCTGACGCTGCAGCATGAAGACGCCATCGCCGCATACGAGCACAAACAACCTGCATTTATGGGGTGA
- a CDS encoding sugar efflux transporter, protein MLWLLTMGRRLNGVYAAFMLVAFMMGIAGALQAPTLSLFLSREVGAPPFWVGLFYTVNAIAGILVSLWLAKRSDRQGDRRRLILFCCLMAVGNALLFAFNRHYLTLITCGVLLASLANTAMPQLFALAREYADNSAREVVMFSSVMRAQLSLAWVIGPPLAFMLALNYGFTIMFSIAAGIFALSLVMIAVALPSVARVEQPADVAVTQISGWNDKNVRMLFIASTLMWTCNTMYIIDMPLWISSELGLPDRLAGVLMGTAAGLEIPAMILAGYYVKRIGKRRMMITAVMAGVLFYVGLILFHSHTALLLLQGFNAIFIGIIAGIGMLWFQDLMPGRAGSATTLFTNSISTGVILAGVIQGALAQSYGHGRVYWAIAAISLVTLFLTSRVKDV, encoded by the coding sequence ATGCTGTGGTTATTGACGATGGGGCGACGCCTCAATGGGGTCTATGCCGCTTTTATGCTGGTGGCGTTTATGATGGGCATTGCGGGGGCATTACAGGCACCGACGCTGAGTCTTTTCCTGAGCCGTGAAGTGGGCGCGCCGCCTTTCTGGGTCGGTCTGTTTTATACCGTTAACGCCATCGCCGGGATCCTGGTCAGCCTGTGGCTGGCAAAACGCTCCGACAGGCAGGGCGACCGCCGCAGATTAATTCTGTTTTGCTGCCTGATGGCCGTTGGTAACGCGCTGCTGTTCGCGTTTAATCGACATTATCTGACGCTGATTACCTGCGGCGTGCTGCTGGCGTCGCTGGCGAATACCGCGATGCCCCAACTTTTTGCTCTGGCGCGGGAATATGCGGATAACTCGGCGCGCGAAGTGGTGATGTTCAGCTCCGTCATGCGTGCCCAACTGTCACTGGCATGGGTGATTGGCCCGCCGCTGGCGTTCATGCTGGCGCTGAATTACGGTTTCACCATCATGTTTTCCATCGCTGCCGGCATTTTCGCGCTGAGCCTGGTGATGATAGCCGTGGCGCTACCGTCGGTGGCGAGAGTGGAACAACCTGCCGATGTCGCCGTGACGCAAATCAGCGGCTGGAATGATAAAAACGTACGCATGCTGTTTATCGCCTCCACGCTGATGTGGACCTGTAACACCATGTACATCATTGATATGCCGCTGTGGATTAGCAGCGAATTAGGACTGCCTGACCGCCTTGCGGGCGTATTGATGGGCACTGCGGCGGGGCTGGAAATTCCGGCGATGATCCTCGCCGGGTATTACGTCAAACGTATCGGCAAACGGCGGATGATGATCACTGCGGTGATGGCAGGGGTATTGTTCTATGTTGGCCTGATTTTATTTCACAGCCATACGGCGCTGCTGCTGTTGCAGGGGTTTAATGCCATCTTCATCGGCATTATCGCCGGTATCGGCATGCTGTGGTTTCAGGACCTGATGCCAGGACGAGCGGGTTCCGCGACCACGCTGTTTACTAACAGTATCTCCACGGGAGTGATCCTCGCCGGGGTGATCCAGGGCGCGCTGGCGCAAAGCTACGGCCATGGTCGGGTGTACTGGGCGATTGCCGCGATTTCGCTGGTGACGCTGTTTCTCACCAGTCGCGTGAAGGATGTCTGA
- the sgrT gene encoding glucose uptake inhibitor SgrT — protein sequence MQKSSTRQFYRQYFLATQGASWLARQVAGERLKMLEELMQWEVTTPTSDSH from the coding sequence ATGCAGAAGTCATCCACACGCCAGTTTTATCGCCAGTATTTTTTGGCGACGCAGGGAGCGTCATGGCTGGCCCGCCAGGTAGCAGGAGAGCGGTTGAAAATGCTCGAAGAGCTGATGCAGTGGGAAGTTACAACGCCGACTTCTGATTCTCATTGA
- the sgrR gene encoding HTH-type transcriptional regulator SgrR — translation MSSARLQQQFIRLWQCCDGKSQETTLNELAELLSCSRRHMRTLLNTMEERGWLTWEAEAGRGKRSRLTFLYTGLALQQQRAEDLLEQDRIDQLVQLVGDKATVRQMLVSHLGRSFRQGRHILRVLYYRPMRNLLPGTPLRRSETHIARQIFSALTRINEENGELEADIAHHWQQLSPLHWRFFLRPGIHFHHGRELDIDDIITSLQRINTLPLYSHITHIVSPTAWTLDIHLSQPDRWLPWLLGHIPAMILPKEWESLPHFSSIPIGTGPYAVARNNQNQLKIHAFDDYFGYRALIDEVNVWVLPEISEELTCGLTLEGPTEGEKAVESRLEEGCYYMLFDARSRKGARQDVRQWISQILSPASLVYHADEQYQGYWFPAYGMLPRWHHARPGKGEKPAGLEVLTLSYYREHIEHHYIANIMAHLLAQHQVKLEIQELDYEEWHRGEVVSDMWLNSANFTLPLDFSLFAHLFEVPLFQNCIPVEWDKEAARWRAGEMNQAHWSQQLVQQRAIIPLIHHWLMIQGQRSMRGVRMNTLGWFDFKSAWFAPPEP, via the coding sequence ATGTCTTCTGCTCGCTTGCAACAACAGTTTATTCGTTTATGGCAGTGCTGCGACGGTAAGTCGCAGGAAACCACCCTCAATGAACTGGCTGAATTACTCAGTTGTTCGCGCCGCCACATGCGCACCCTGCTGAACACCATGGAAGAACGCGGCTGGCTGACGTGGGAGGCGGAAGCCGGGCGCGGCAAGCGCTCGCGACTGACGTTCCTCTACACCGGGCTGGCCTTACAGCAGCAGCGGGCAGAAGATCTGCTGGAGCAGGATCGCATCGATCAGCTCGTGCAACTGGTGGGAGATAAAGCCACTGTCCGCCAGATGCTGGTGTCACACCTCGGACGCAGTTTTCGTCAGGGCAGGCACATTTTGCGCGTCCTGTACTACCGCCCTATGCGCAATTTACTGCCCGGCACGCCACTGCGCCGTTCGGAAACCCATATCGCAAGGCAGATTTTCAGCGCCCTGACGCGCATAAATGAGGAAAATGGGGAACTGGAAGCGGATATCGCGCACCACTGGCAGCAGCTTTCACCGTTGCACTGGCGTTTTTTTCTGCGCCCCGGTATCCATTTTCATCACGGGCGCGAACTGGACATCGACGACATCATTACCTCGCTTCAGCGAATTAACACGCTACCGCTTTATTCCCATATCACGCATATCGTCTCGCCCACCGCCTGGACGCTGGACATTCATCTGTCGCAGCCCGACCGCTGGCTTCCCTGGCTGCTGGGGCATATCCCGGCGATGATACTGCCGAAAGAGTGGGAGTCGCTGCCCCATTTTTCCTCGATTCCGATCGGTACTGGCCCCTACGCCGTCGCCCGCAACAACCAGAACCAGCTCAAGATCCATGCCTTTGATGATTATTTTGGCTACCGGGCGTTGATCGACGAGGTCAACGTCTGGGTACTGCCGGAAATCAGCGAAGAGCTGACCTGTGGCCTGACGCTGGAAGGGCCGACCGAAGGCGAAAAAGCCGTGGAAAGCCGTCTGGAAGAAGGGTGCTATTACATGCTGTTTGATGCGCGGTCGCGCAAAGGCGCGCGTCAGGATGTACGACAGTGGATAAGCCAGATCCTCTCTCCTGCCAGTCTGGTTTATCACGCTGATGAACAGTATCAGGGGTACTGGTTTCCGGCGTACGGCATGCTGCCCCGCTGGCATCATGCCCGCCCCGGCAAAGGCGAAAAACCGGCAGGGCTTGAAGTGCTGACGCTCAGCTATTACCGCGAACATATTGAGCATCACTATATCGCCAATATCATGGCGCACTTGCTGGCGCAGCATCAGGTTAAACTTGAGATTCAGGAGCTGGATTACGAAGAGTGGCACCGCGGCGAAGTGGTGAGCGACATGTGGCTCAACAGTGCAAACTTCACGTTGCCGCTGGATTTCTCCCTCTTTGCCCATCTTTTTGAAGTGCCGCTGTTTCAGAACTGTATTCCCGTTGAATGGGACAAAGAAGCCGCGCGCTGGCGTGCCGGGGAAATGAATCAGGCACACTGGAGCCAGCAACTGGTGCAACAGCGAGCCATTATCCCATTGATTCATCACTGGTTGATGATCCAGGGTCAGCGCAGCATGCGCGGGGTACGGATGAACACGCTGGGCTGGTTCGATTTTAAATCGGCGTGGTTTGCCCCCCCGGAACCCTAA
- the thiB gene encoding thiamine ABC transporter substrate binding subunit yields the protein MLKKCLPLLALLAAPVFAKPILTVYTYDSFSADWGPGPAVKKAFEADCNCELKYVTLEDGVSLLNRLRMEGKNSKADVVLGLDNNLLDAATQTGLFAKSGVPAQSVKVPGGWNDETFVPFDYGYFAFVYDKNKLKNPPKSLKELVESDQKWRVIYQDPRTSTPGLGLLLWMQKVYGDKAPEAWQKLAAKTVTVTKGWSEAYGLFLKGESDLVLSYTTSPAYHIIEEKKDHYAAAAFTEGHYLQVEVAARTASSKQPQLAEQFLKFMLSPGFQNAIPTGNWMYPVTDVTLPAGFDQLVKPQTTLEFTPQQVAAERQQWISTWQRAVSQ from the coding sequence GTGTTAAAAAAATGTCTGCCATTACTGGCGCTGCTTGCCGCGCCGGTCTTCGCCAAACCCATACTGACCGTTTATACCTACGACTCCTTCTCCGCTGACTGGGGGCCGGGCCCGGCGGTCAAAAAAGCCTTTGAAGCCGACTGCAACTGTGAACTGAAATACGTCACACTGGAAGATGGCGTTTCCCTGCTCAACCGCCTGCGGATGGAAGGGAAAAACAGCAAAGCGGATGTGGTGCTGGGTCTTGATAACAACCTGCTTGATGCAGCGACGCAAACCGGACTGTTCGCGAAGAGCGGCGTTCCGGCGCAAAGCGTGAAGGTGCCTGGCGGCTGGAATGACGAAACTTTCGTGCCATTCGACTACGGCTACTTCGCGTTTGTCTATGACAAAAACAAACTGAAAAACCCGCCGAAAAGCCTGAAAGAGCTGGTCGAAAGCGATCAGAAATGGCGCGTGATCTATCAGGATCCGCGGACCAGCACGCCGGGGCTGGGGCTGCTGCTGTGGATGCAAAAAGTGTATGGCGACAAAGCGCCGGAAGCCTGGCAGAAACTGGCGGCGAAAACCGTCACGGTAACCAAAGGCTGGAGCGAAGCCTACGGTCTGTTCCTGAAAGGTGAAAGCGATCTGGTGCTGAGCTACACCACCTCTCCGGCTTACCACATCATTGAAGAGAAAAAAGACCACTACGCCGCGGCAGCATTTACAGAAGGCCACTATCTGCAGGTGGAAGTGGCGGCGCGAACCGCCTCCAGCAAACAGCCGCAACTGGCAGAACAGTTCCTGAAATTTATGCTGTCACCGGGCTTCCAGAATGCGATCCCGACCGGAAACTGGATGTACCCGGTCACGGACGTCACGTTGCCCGCCGGTTTCGACCAACTGGTGAAGCCGCAGACCACGCTGGAATTCACGCCGCAACAGGTCGCGGCGGAGCGTCAACAGTGGATCAGCACATGGCAACGCGCCGTCAGCCAGTAA
- the thiP gene encoding thiamine/thiamine pyrophosphate ABC transporter permease ThiP produces the protein MATRRQPVIPGWLLPGLTAAFIMVAVALAAFFALWLNAPAASWLQLLQDSYLWHVVRFSFWQAFLSAVLSVTPAIFLARALYRRRFPGRAALLRLCAMTLILPVLVAVFGILSVYGRQGWLAGLFHAAGWEWTFSPYGLQGILLAHIFFNMPMATRLLLQALEQIPGEQRQIAAQLGMRGRDFFRLVEWPWLRRQIPPVAALIFMLCFASFATVLSLGGGPQATTIELAIYQALNFDYDPGRAAMLAVLQMICCLGLVLLSQRLSKAIAVGHSQLSGWRDPDDRLWSRIADTTLIILALLLLLPPIFAVIIDGLNCNVLDVLAQPVMWHALWTSLRIALSAGVLCVILTLMLLWSSRELRIRNHSLAGQAMELSGMLILAMPGIVLATGFFLLLNNTVGLPESADGIVIFTNALMAIPYALKVLETPMRDLTARYNTLCQSLGLSGFTRLRIVELRALKRPVAQALAFACVLSIGDFGVVALFGNETFRTLPYYLYQQIGAYRSQDGAVTALLLLILCFLLFTIIEKLPGRDVKTE, from the coding sequence ATGGCAACGCGCCGTCAGCCAGTAATTCCCGGCTGGCTACTTCCAGGGCTCACGGCGGCGTTCATCATGGTCGCCGTGGCGCTGGCGGCCTTTTTTGCGCTGTGGCTGAACGCGCCCGCCGCATCCTGGCTGCAGTTGTTGCAGGATAGCTACCTGTGGCACGTGGTACGTTTTTCATTCTGGCAGGCATTTCTGTCCGCCGTGCTGTCCGTAACGCCCGCAATTTTTCTTGCCCGCGCCCTGTACCGGCGGCGTTTTCCCGGGCGCGCCGCGCTGCTGCGGTTATGCGCGATGACGCTAATCTTACCCGTACTGGTGGCGGTATTCGGCATCCTCAGCGTGTATGGCCGTCAGGGCTGGTTGGCCGGGCTGTTCCACGCCGCCGGGTGGGAGTGGACCTTTTCGCCCTACGGATTACAGGGCATTCTGCTGGCGCACATCTTTTTCAATATGCCGATGGCGACCCGCCTGCTGTTACAGGCGCTGGAGCAGATCCCCGGTGAGCAGCGGCAGATTGCCGCACAGCTCGGCATGCGCGGCCGGGATTTTTTCCGTCTGGTGGAATGGCCCTGGCTGCGGCGGCAAATCCCACCCGTGGCGGCGCTCATTTTCATGCTCTGCTTTGCCAGTTTTGCCACGGTGCTGTCGCTGGGCGGCGGCCCGCAGGCAACTACTATCGAACTGGCGATCTACCAGGCGCTGAATTTTGATTACGATCCCGGGCGAGCGGCAATGCTGGCGGTGTTGCAGATGATCTGCTGTCTGGGGCTGGTATTGCTGAGCCAGCGCCTGAGCAAAGCGATCGCCGTCGGTCACTCGCAACTGAGCGGCTGGCGCGATCCGGATGATCGGCTGTGGAGCCGGATCGCCGATACCACGCTGATTATCCTCGCGTTGCTGCTTCTGCTGCCGCCAATCTTCGCGGTGATTATCGACGGGCTTAACTGCAACGTGCTGGATGTGCTGGCGCAGCCGGTGATGTGGCACGCGCTGTGGACGTCGCTGCGCATCGCGCTGTCAGCAGGTGTGTTGTGCGTTATTCTCACACTGATGCTACTGTGGAGCAGCCGCGAGCTGCGCATCCGCAACCACTCGCTGGCCGGTCAGGCGATGGAGCTCAGCGGCATGCTGATCCTGGCGATGCCCGGTATCGTGCTGGCGACCGGTTTCTTCCTGCTGCTCAATAACACGGTGGGGTTGCCGGAATCTGCTGATGGTATTGTGATCTTCACCAACGCGTTGATGGCGATACCTTACGCCCTGAAAGTGCTGGAAACACCGATGCGCGACCTGACCGCCCGGTATAACACGCTGTGTCAGTCGCTGGGGCTCAGTGGATTTACCCGTTTGCGGATCGTCGAGTTGCGGGCGCTGAAACGCCCTGTCGCTCAGGCGCTGGCGTTTGCCTGCGTCCTGTCGATCGGCGATTTCGGCGTTGTCGCTCTGTTTGGCAACGAGACATTCCGCACGCTCCCTTACTATCTTTATCAGCAGATTGGCGCCTACCGCAGCCAGGACGGGGCAGTCACCGCCCTGCTGCTGCTGATCCTCTGTTTTCTGCTATTTACCATCATTGAAAAACTACCGGGGCGCGATGTTAAAACTGAATGA
- the thiQ gene encoding thiamine ABC transporter ATP-binding protein ThiQ yields MLKLNDVTWLYQHLPMRFTLSVQQGEQVAVLGPSGAGKSTLLNLIAGFLTPVRGSITIENQPHTDTPPSRRPVSMLFQENNLFSHLTVRQNIGLGLNPGLRLTPEQQHKLEVIAGQMGIESLLERLPGELSGGQRQRAALARCLVREQPVLLLDEPFSALDPALRQEMLTLVGNVCQRQQITLLMVSHSVEDAARIAPRSLVVADGRIAWDGATDDLLSGKASASSLLGITR; encoded by the coding sequence ATGTTAAAACTGAATGATGTCACCTGGCTTTATCAGCATCTGCCGATGCGCTTCACCCTCTCTGTACAGCAGGGCGAGCAGGTCGCAGTGCTGGGGCCAAGCGGCGCGGGCAAAAGTACACTACTGAACCTGATTGCCGGTTTTCTCACCCCGGTGCGGGGGTCGATTACTATCGAGAATCAGCCGCATACCGACACGCCGCCCTCACGCCGTCCGGTCTCAATGCTGTTTCAGGAAAATAATCTTTTCAGCCATCTGACCGTGCGGCAAAACATCGGTCTCGGGCTAAATCCGGGGCTACGGCTGACGCCCGAACAGCAGCATAAGCTGGAGGTGATAGCCGGTCAGATGGGGATTGAATCGTTGCTGGAGCGCCTGCCGGGCGAGCTCTCCGGCGGTCAGCGTCAGCGTGCGGCGCTGGCGCGCTGTCTGGTGCGCGAGCAGCCGGTATTGTTACTGGATGAGCCGTTCTCCGCTCTCGACCCGGCGCTGCGTCAGGAGATGCTGACGCTGGTCGGCAATGTCTGCCAGCGGCAGCAGATCACATTATTGATGGTATCGCACAGTGTGGAAGATGCCGCGCGGATCGCGCCGCGCTCGCTGGTGGTTGCCGACGGGCGCATTGCCTGGGACGGCGCAACGGACGATTTACTGAGCGGAAAAGCCAGCGCATCATCGCTGCTCGGGATCACCCGTTAG